One stretch of Roseimicrobium sp. ORNL1 DNA includes these proteins:
- a CDS encoding cytochrome c oxidase subunit 3, which produces MEIPYTVKARPDTGLWNAKIGVWLFLASEVMLFGGLFSAYIFLRLAPEGPWPVQVLVMEWGFVNTLILILSSVTVLQAWVALKLRKFNLYRIWMALTILCALAFLGIKSVEYNDKFHHYGVRLHDGSVMEGHLPKDEKGNHTKYTVSFENVTSVTLSSRPQDMGLFGWSFFHNGSDGDFLNYLTDGEPRFKFASKEVAASLDQNPDNEITLDSATVAKLMNAARSHYNEKGAWAPIASVELTAVKPLKFAIPAGRMFDNSWTEKNAFLRDGTVLAGKLADDDVKIEVDKLDFRWLFPHHETNEERAFAAALNADLWKHMGADLKAKFKLHREFHLKEFHAHHPDSKDGKEVRNPMLNDDFVRNTFSVKIETLEGYKLEGGEKKEHSSVESSSAASRVAAATEPAHGAEAAHGAGHGAHEAHRIPHKEIEHFSNFTPKWHNYYAIYFCITGLHGLHVLAGAIVLTYFLLFGKKLYDKDPEHMANRVEVGGLFWHFVDLVWIFLFPLLYLL; this is translated from the coding sequence ATGGAAATCCCATACACCGTAAAAGCCAGACCGGACACCGGGCTGTGGAATGCCAAGATTGGCGTCTGGCTCTTCCTCGCCTCGGAAGTCATGCTCTTCGGCGGCCTGTTCTCAGCCTACATCTTCCTGCGCCTCGCGCCGGAAGGTCCCTGGCCGGTGCAGGTGCTGGTGATGGAATGGGGTTTCGTGAACACCCTGATCCTGATTCTTTCTTCAGTCACAGTACTGCAGGCGTGGGTCGCGCTGAAACTGCGAAAGTTCAACCTCTACCGCATCTGGATGGCGCTCACCATTCTCTGCGCGCTGGCGTTCCTTGGCATCAAGAGCGTCGAGTACAACGACAAGTTCCACCACTACGGCGTGCGCCTGCATGATGGCTCGGTCATGGAAGGCCACCTTCCGAAGGACGAGAAGGGCAACCACACCAAATACACGGTCAGCTTTGAGAATGTGACTTCCGTCACTCTTTCCAGCCGCCCCCAGGACATGGGTCTCTTCGGCTGGAGCTTCTTCCACAACGGCTCGGATGGTGACTTCCTGAACTACCTCACGGACGGCGAACCAAGGTTCAAGTTTGCGAGCAAGGAAGTTGCGGCCTCTCTGGACCAAAACCCGGACAATGAGATCACGTTGGATTCGGCAACGGTAGCGAAACTGATGAACGCCGCCCGCAGCCATTACAATGAGAAGGGTGCCTGGGCGCCTATCGCCTCGGTGGAACTCACGGCGGTGAAGCCGCTCAAGTTCGCCATCCCGGCTGGCAGGATGTTTGACAACTCCTGGACGGAGAAGAATGCTTTCCTCCGCGATGGCACCGTTCTCGCCGGCAAGCTGGCGGATGACGACGTGAAGATCGAGGTGGACAAGCTCGACTTCCGCTGGCTCTTCCCCCACCACGAGACCAATGAGGAAAGGGCTTTCGCCGCTGCACTCAATGCCGATTTGTGGAAGCACATGGGTGCTGACCTGAAAGCCAAGTTCAAGTTGCACCGTGAGTTCCATTTGAAGGAGTTCCACGCCCATCATCCGGACAGCAAGGATGGCAAGGAAGTGCGGAATCCGATGCTCAACGACGACTTCGTGCGCAACACGTTCTCAGTGAAAATTGAGACGCTTGAGGGATACAAGCTCGAGGGCGGGGAGAAGAAGGAGCACAGCTCGGTGGAGTCCTCCAGCGCAGCGTCCCGCGTGGCTGCCGCTACGGAACCTGCACACGGCGCGGAAGCAGCGCACGGAGCTGGTCATGGTGCACATGAGGCGCATCGCATTCCCCACAAGGAAATCGAGCACTTCTCCAACTTCACTCCGAAATGGCACAACTACTACGCCATCTACTTCTGCATCACCGGTCTCCACGGTCTGCACGTGCTGGCGGGTGCCATCGTTCTGACCTACTTCCTTCTCTTCGGCAAGAAGCTGTATGACAAGGATCCTGAGCACATGGCCAACCGTGTGGAAGTCGGCGGCCTTTTCTGGCACTTCGTGGACCTGGTGTGGATCTTCCTGTTCCCGCTGCTGTACCTCCTCTAG